The genomic region AAAGGtacaattctctttgtctcgtcgagaagtatgattttcgtttttgaatcacttgatttcgttgagtattaaagaagttatgaacgtttaaagtttacccagttttcggcaagttttccagttttctggcggaccagtcacctttcaggctattttcctgCCATCTCCGAcaaccattggatttccaaatGGGTATAattttgttctacactttccaatcttcattttgatatattatgtgtcgaatttggttaagaaacgattgagttacgaagctttgaaaattgctcaaACTTCCGGTCAAGAGCTCCAGGatacttaacggagtttttaacggaatgaccaaaataatgaataatggacaatctcagggactatttttattgattttcaatctcagggataaaaatgatgtgttatgcaaatctcatgattattttggataaaaagccaTAAAAGAAAGACTATTATAATGATGATGATACATCTAGATAACATCACAACTCATGTTCTAATTACACAAAGGAAAGCTTTCTGACCCAACAACCACAAGGAAAGAAGGGAAGCCAACGGTAATAAAGACACGGCTAACGCACATTCAGGTGCGTTAATTTgaccaaaacaaataaaagttgGACTCATATGATGCGACACCTAGAAGTTAGGCTCATGTCATTTCTCAAAGTTGTCACAGTTTTTTACTGTTTGTCAAGCTTTTAGTAATAGCTACATAAACAACAGCACCGCTTGTTCTATGGATGttgcttctttttcttgtagtaaatataaacaagaaaataaatttaaaatgacaAGTGGCAGATCGTCATGGTATATGGGGTCTTCCTCTCTAATTCATTGCATTTTAAATTCAAACCTTCTCCTCTACTTAGTAAAAAGAAAGGGCAAATGATGATTTGAGAAAGTCAGTAATAGCTCcatgtatataaaaataattaagaagcTGATCAAATCTTTAATATACCATGTAAAAACAATAGAAAGTTCCtatgaaaatttaatttgtaataagaatataggtataaaaaaaaaaaaaaaaatctatagtCTAATTAATCAAGGGTAAGCACAAaatgtttcattttttatacaaagaaaCAACCTCTCGTATGCTAATGCCATCTTTCTTGCCGTAAACATAGAATTAGCATATTCCCGGCAAGCTTTTCCCCTTTGGGCTGCCCTCTTTGGCCCTTCACTCACAGCCAACTCCAAAGCCTCCAACAAAGATTCGACGTTCGGAGAAAACATGAAGCCAAACTCATCATCCACAACAATAGTACCTTTTATGCTCGGAAACCTCGACGCCATCACCGGCTTCCCACTCATCATTGCCTCCATCAGAGTAAGATCGAGACCCTGCGGTCTAAGCGTTGGATTCACAAAAATGTCGATGCCGTTATAAAATGCATGTAATTTAGATGGACTCATAGATCCAAGAACTAGCACTTGAGGCCCCAAATCCTTGTACCTTCCCTCCCATGGTCCTGAACCGGCTACGATCAAATACACGTTAGGGTTCTTATCTATAAGCTTTGAGAATGCTTCGTATAGTATAGGATGGCCTTTGTCTTTCACTAATCTTCCGGCCACTCCCAATACCAAACTAGCATTTTTCGGTATGCCAATTGCAGACCTAAACTCTTGGCCTAGGTTATCATCCACACCAAAGTCCGCTTCGTCAACACCGTTGACAATCACATGCACTCTTTTGTCTGGTATTTGGTAGACATCCCTTAGCATCTCCCCACAACTATCACTTATAGCAACATGATGGGCATAGTTATGGAAGAATCTTATCTCGTTCAACACTTTTGGGACAACCCCTTGGATGCTTTGGTTGAAAGATGGGGAGATAGGCTCGTTCGGCTTGCGTGTTAAATCTTGGAAGATGTCCGAGTGTAAGCTTTCAAGGGCGATCCCATGCCATGACACTGCAAGGTTCGGTAGGTTTCGCGCTAGCCAATGAGGTAGCGCGACGCTTTCGGAGTGAACCACGTCGAATTGTTCACGTTGGTTTTCTTCCAAAAACTGCTCCCATGCCTTGTTGTAACGCCATCGCCCTGGCTCGCCCTCGTGGAAGTGAATGTAGGGCGATGATGGGCTCGGACTTCCTTGTTGGTTGTCGAGTTTGATCAGCTCCTTGGGCAGGACTGGGGAGGTGAACACATGGACTTGATGGCCGAGGAGGGAAAGTGTCGTGTGGAGAGTGTGGGCGTGGCGTTCCATGCCCCCCGGGATGGTGCCAATAGGCCACTTTCTTGAGAAGACGGCGATTCTGAGGGCGGTGGGTCGAGAACGGTCTTGAACTAAGGGAAGGCGGTTCCAGGCGAACTGAGCGGCAAGGAGATTGCCGGACCAGCTTGGGCTGGGATGGGTGGAAAAGGAAGTGGTACAGagagaggtggtggtggtggtgtggaGGAGAAAAAGGGCGGGGATGGTGAAGAGGACGATGAAGAAGAGGGTGGTGCAAAGATTTGATTGGGAAGAGGAAACCATAAGTTTCTTGGGTTTGTGGTTGGAGGCCATTTGGTTGGGgaattgaaaaggaaaagggTGTTGAGTTATGATGTATGTTTGtattgttttgaaattttataaaattgtaTGGCTGGCTATGTGAGAAAGTGGGGAGGTGCCCACGCACTGAAGCAAGTGCGTCTCGTTTGAAATTTCTTTGAGTGCGTTACTCACGCCCCTTTTCTGAAAAAAGGAATTTTCATGTGCCACATGCATGAATATTGTGACTTGTTTAAGGGTTTATTGATGTATTTTCAATGATTTGTTATAGCCCTTGACGACTCGTGCGTTGTCATATAGTCATTACAAATATATTTAAACACACTGGAAATTCTCTATCATTCCCGTTAGAAGCCTCACTTACGGTTAAATTGATGAGATTTGGTGTATATGGGGTGTATTTGATTGACGAAGTAGGAACTTATTAAATTAGGCCGTCAGTTGATGAGACTTGGTGCTATAGGGGGTGTATTTGATTGACGAAGTAGGAACTTTTTAAATTAGGCCCAACAAAAACGGCATATATTTCTAGTTTAGAACAATTTATCTAAAACTGATTCACtataattataatattttggtctaataatatatatatataaaaaaacttACATATAAATTGTATTATTCAACTGAAATGAAATCTTGTAGTCAACATGTTCCTCGTAAGTCCTTAAGATATCAGAGTCCATAACTCTATATATGTGTTAGTTTCGTTGTGTCTGACTCGGAAGACTTTAAGTAGACGCATCTACATGTGGATTTTGACTTAGAGGAACCGTCACATAACACTAAGCCAGGTTTTTGGGCGATTTGTGAGGCATGTATTTGATTCGAATACTCATACACATTGGactttcttttccattttgttaattaatcatGTTAGTCAACCATGCATGTGATTCGCAAGGCTCTTATGCAATTGTTCGTTCACAACtagtaagtgaaaggtcttaggtttgattctagttaaagataaatttaagcagaaattaggttctcatccctcTTTTTgatactccattgattaaaactgacacaccctgactgagatcagggcatgctggccgtcacgtggaagtgacgtaaccatgtgcacagtgtggaagctaataaaataacaataaaagtacgaataaataaaaaccaactatACACAACGTAAGAACagacatgtgcaagcgtaagtgtggaaacaaagttcagagcacgaagacctaatgcagtccggaagaaacaacactacataaacacacccaaaggtggtcctacattggtgataatctgtcagatctgccggggaaatcctctggggaaccaccaaaagtgctagccaactagaacctgcacacaagttggaaccacctaaagtggtctgtatgacaggattggatgtataataagtacgctcgagtgctacgatcacgtgaaggctgggcgaataatcgcgggtcacctacgagtcggaaccacttaaagtggtctgtacgacaggactgtgcacctaacttggatccaagatgagcgtgtggtgtgggaggtgaacatcacgtgaaggactgtgcccaactctgggcgggagcactaacaccgggggtgcaggttatgagctctctatgcatctcaaatcgcTACTGAACATACGCATAAACcatactcacctggcacttacttgtgcgcccgcagcaccaacatacaaatatatatatgctactaataatgcataaacaaatggcaaacataatgcatggcatgtaAATGTATAAACTTTTCCATTCACTTTCTAGGAAAAacgtaagtatataggtatatacggaaaaccaaaagtccactcactagtatgtagaagggtcgtaacccccttgcctcgagtgaccatgctcgtcctcgggataagtctcacctatatgcgaaacaactataaaaacgttaattttaaagcacataaccaaccttatgaaataacttctcatacaatgctcaaattgggtgtatgaatacaccaacgtgatctactcaacctcaggaacatccccatatttttagaaaaattttccgcCGCCGCACgcaccggccaaggcacggccacacgcaccGCCCACGTgcaagcacgtgcctggcacactgacggcgtcagttaacgccgtcaggaatatttcattaaatctaactgatgttattaacgccgttaggaatattccgttcaaactgacggaatattccgtcatcttctccggccaaactccggcgccgtcgcctgtgccggaaaaccgggaaatttttaaaaccttgtatctcactcgtttttcaaccaaatttcacaaaattggtaccaaaatgaagcttacaacaagaggaacaaatccataccactttcaagcactaaaacccacggaatctcgccgggaaaacaccaccaactccggcaaaacttgtaactcacgatcccgacgtccaaaaccttcaaacgaagcaccccgagcctcctaaggacctcaccaagcttcctacaagcttgaaattcccaaaaacacaagaatcaacgtgtgcatgaacagtgaccaaatcggggtatcccgagttcgacgtgaaaacaaaggTATCCTTacttgaaatgggtatggttgaactcctaaggacctcacgagcacaaatatgtaatttgtttcctcgatttGTGAAGGTTTCAATGGTTTTTAGGTGTGTTCGTACATATGGGgatagaaatgggagagagagagggaaagggacAGGGATACGGGATAGGGAAAGGGGTGAGGGAGTGGGGGaatgtgtgtgtggtccaaaaccagccaacaaaacccaaaaacaaccacacaacgaaacaaacatgctaggggcaaaatcgtcatttcacccctacggtacgaaaagtccgggacgggatgtcacaacctacccaccttaataaaatttcgtcccgaaattcaaaacaaccactcACAGCAACCCCTAacgatcaaagaacaaccgtGGATATAAATCTCTCATCCAATATTCAGTTTCCCAAGTGGCCTCCTCCACAGAATGATtcatccacaaaactttcaccaaattcattgtcttgttcctcagaaccttttctttctAATCTAGAATCGTCACTGGTTCCctatcataagtcaaatccggattgatttccaagggttgaggaggtatcacatgagacggatctgcaacataatgtcgaagcatggacacgtgaaaaacgttatgtactTTAGCTAACTCAGGAGGCAACTCcagcctgtaagctacctcaccaactcgctcagtgatcatgtacggtccgatatacctAGGACTTagcttacctttctttccaaatcgTACAACACCTCttcacggtgaaagcttcagaaacacCCAATCACCAACCTCATACACGCTGTCAGTAGCatgtcgatctgctaaactctttTGCGGATCCTGGGCCgccttcaggttagacttgattacatgaacattttgagtagtctcctccacAATCTccgggcccaccaaaactctttctccgacctccgaccaacacaagggtgtgcgacaagatctaccatacaacgcctcaaatggtgccatgccgatactcgaatgaaagctgttgttgtaggcaaattccattaaatccaaccgcttgtgccaagcatcaccaaactgcaacaccgaagatcgcaacatatcctccaacgtttgaatggttctctctgactgtccatccgtctgaggatgatacgcagtactataaagtagtctcgtacccaaagcttcctaaaatgccacccaaaatttagatgtaaatcttggatcacgatccgagacaatactcacagggacaccatggtacttcacgatcttcgaaatgaacaactcagctaatcggctcaaagaatacttctccctcactggaatgaaatgtgctgacttagtaagccgatcaacaatcacccaaatgccgtcaaaaccattatgtgtacgcggaagcttgtacacaaaatccatagtaatgttttcccatttccactctggaacgggaagcggctgcaacaacccaaatggcttcttcctttccgccttaacttgctgacaaacagcacacctactcacatactcagctatctccctcgtcatacccggccaataataaaatggtcgaatggtatgatacattttagtagctcttggatgcatagcataagccgagatatgtgcttcatcgagaattgctttctttaaatccaaattattaggcacgaacatccTACCCTCCTGCATCAGCATGCCGTCAGAATCatgaactctgaggtctctcatccttccttgatctcgagcttggatTATTCCTTAAATTTCctcatcagctacctgagcttcaagcacccgatcaactaaaattggcctgacttgaaaattagcaagtaaagccacctctcgatcttctgcctccaacctcactcccgtggatcttaagtctgccagaagaggaaTGCGACTAgcatacaacgcattgatacggtcctgagacttcctgctaagtgcatcagccactacatttgcacgaccagggtgataatcaatcgtgcagtcataatcactaagcagctccatccacctccgctgacgaagattaagatccctttgcgtaaaaagatactgaagactcttatgaactgtaaagatcttacatttctctccataaaggtaatgtctccacaacttcaacgcaaaaataATGGCtactaactccaaatcatgtgtagggtaattcaactcatgaggtttcaattgTCGTGAAGCTTAAGCAattaccctaccatgctgcattaacacacatcccagaccattcaaaaaAACATCACTATATACCTCGAAATcgccactatcgtccgggagcgccaaaacaggtgcatgagtgagacaatacttcaactgctggaaactctgctcacacttattatcccactcaaatttaacgtctttccttgttaacttcgtcagtggtaaagcaatcacagaaaaatccttaacaaaccgtcgataataccctgctaaaccaaggaaactcctcacctcagtgacggttcgtggttgctcccattTCTCCATAGCTTccaccttttgaggatccaccaaaataccctgagttgaaatgacgtgccccaaaaatgcaacttggtctaaccaaaactggcacttgctaaacttagcatacaattggtgttccctcaaccttttcaacacaaAGGTAAGATGTTGAACATGCTTCGCTTTAgatttagaatacaccagaatgtcgtcaatgaaaacaataacaaacctatccaaatatggctggaatactcggttcatcaaatccataaaagcaactggtgcattcgtcaatccaaatgtcataaccaaaaactcgtaatgaccataacgagtcctgaaagccGTCTTaagaacatcatccctactaatcttcagctgataatatccagacctcaagtcaatcttggagaatacgcaagcacctcgaagctgatcaaacaaatcatcaatacgcggcaatggataacggtttttaatcgttacccgattcaattgcctgtaatcaatacatagcctcaaagttccatctttctttctcacaaacaatactggagctccccaaggtgaagtactaggctgaataaaacccttatccactaattcctacaactgaactttcaattccctcaactcagctggagccatacgataaggagtcaaggaaataggattagtacctgtaagcaaatcaatggtgaactccatgtctcggtctggtggcaaaccaggtaaatcctcagggaaaacaTTGGGAAAATGTCTGACTACCCTTACATCCTCCACACTACTAGGAGTAGCATCATCCAACACCACATAAGCTAAGTACCCCTGGCAACCCTTAGATAATAACTTTTTCGCTCGCACAActgaaataacgccatgtctcaccccactttgctcgcccacaaaagtaaccacaggtaatccaAGAAGATGGAaagtaactattttcccgtaacaatcaatattggcacgattgaaatgcaaccaatccgtgcccagaatcacatcaaagtcaacaatatccaacgggataagatcagctggcataataacatcctccaccatcactggacatcctgggtacacacgatctacaatacatctctcccctctaggcatagcaaactctaaatcataccctagaggtgtagggcgaggttgcgtcacttgagcaaacgtataagaaatcacagaatgtgtagcaccacaatcaattaatactctagcaaaataaccaaggatatttaacgtacccatgatcaagtctggATTGTTTTGAgagtcctgcagagaaatattatgaATACGCCCCTAGGTCTGCTGCCGTCCACCACGACCTCTGCTCGTCTAGCCACCATGACTCTGTgtaccacgcccctgactgggctgaccagactgcctcgaaGTCCCCGCACTACTCGTAGCAATCTCCCCTGCTGAGCTTGTCCTCCCTGAAACCACTGAGACTCGCCTGCTGGAACTGGAGGATACGACATATAGCCACTAGAATACTGGGGATAACCACCCTGAGAATATAGATCCTGAGGATATGGATACTGTCCTGAGGCATAAGGAACATCATGCCCTGAGAACTGGAGGATACGACATATAGCCACCAGAATACTGGGGATAACCACCCTGAGAATATAGATCCTGAGGATATGGATACTGTCCTGAGGCATAAGGAACAgtatgccctgatctcggtcggggtgtgtcaaaaaccCTATTCCTTcttaatttttgatcaaggtccttgggtattaataacatcattaattatttcaataataaatatgttttatttttaaatatattcccttagtgttaaaaatgttacaattagtatatttatatttatgactaaattttttatcttatattttaatttcttgtttgtacccatttttaatttgcaaaccttttttaatttgtaccaattttctttttagttttaatttgtacccatatattaatttctttgtgtgcccatattttttaaagttttatttgtatttgtacccatgtgTTTACCGTCACGTGATATTGTAtaattaatcaatgatagaaaaattacatatggtatatttatgttttatggctaaactttgtatcatatatttatatttttagtttgtaccaaCTTTTAATttacaaccttttttttttttttttttttaatttgtagtattttctttttagtttttatttgtacccatgtattaatttctttttgcaaccatatattttaaaatttcatttatactcataattttttaatccttTATTTggaccctaatttatttataatgtacccattcttctttattaatgtaccattttgttatatgtgaaatgtaccgattttttaacactatggatatattcttttgccatttattatttcttattgttacatagtttttatccatttattcaatcaaaatgtttgaatttttttattgtagccGTTTATAATACTATTATAATGAgggttttaaatttataggattataaatctcataaaatatcaaacaattaatgtcaaaactataaaaatataaatattaatagtaatataatgaggtaTACAAAGTCAAGAgactttgatcaaactttgaataccattaaggttttaatcaaagagTGTTAGGGACTAGGGACCACATTCAAAGTATCCGTAAATTTAACTATATTATTGTTACTCCATTGTAAGATTTAGCCCACTCTCCCACCCTTTTAATGTAGAggatatcatttgttcaaagaAATCTCTTATGCACTGGGCCAAATCTGCAGCCTATGTGCGCTGCAACATGGACGAACACTAGTCGCacgataaaaaataaatggCCTCGACTCAAATGAGTTGCATGCATTTGCTGCAGAGACttcttcacattttatacaGATCATTCTCATTTTGTGACGGGTCAACCAAATCCGACccaaaaataatccaaaaaaagaaagaaaaaaaaaaagaaaaagaaaaaaaaaagctgaacaTCGCGTTATACATCTGCTTTACTAATCCATTGCACCTTGTTTATCTTCTTCCCTAGAAATATCATCTCTCCCTGAAAATATAAACCCTAAACGCTAAAACTGGTCTTGAGCCGACCCCCCCGAGTTATTTGCCCCATTCGCTGGTCAAGTTGAGGTCCAAAAGTGGATATTGCGTCATTCTCTGCGCAAGTTGAGATCCAAAAATCTTTTGCCATCTCTCCGCTCTAGTTGGGCTCCATAaatcgttttcagttttttatttttattattattattttttgtcaaacgatagattttgttagattagaggTTATATTAGCCATCGACGAGGCTTGAACCCACGCCGTTATGCAAGGGCTCAATatctttccaccactgtggtaaagggccacttgcatAAATTGTTTTTAGTTGAGTTAATTACAGTTTTAGCGTATTCAAGTAGTAGAATTGtctatttacattttttttaacaaaggatTTACAGTATTTGGAGAATCTAAAGTTAGTGATTATAATGAaatggctttttagccaaaatggtctttgacATTGACATAaatcctcattttggtccctcagatttaaaatcaatagaactaATCCATGAGTTTATCCATCGTCAATCTTTTTTGttattccatgaaaaatctgcctaaaaaaagataaaatgactAAAACCTCAAATTTTGTTAAATCATTTTGGCCCAATGCTTATTGaattgagagtatttttatcattttggtccttaattaatagagatttttttacggaatgaccaaaatgattgacggtagACAAACTTAGAgcccacttctatcgatttcaaatcttaaggaCCGAAATGAAGAGTTACACTCATGATTACGAAAATAGAGCTTTTATTGGCAAGATAGTGTTTCAAAATTTATCGAGCAAGATTTTGCTCTGACTACTAGGCTGCAATATGGCAGAGTGCTGAACATAGGACATAAGAGTGCCAAATAATGGGGATTTGAAACTAAAGTACTTTATGCGAATGTCATGGTGTCCAAAAAATTACTGCAAAAAGAATACAATAAATGCATGATAAGGATGATTTGCTGAAATTAGGTCTTTTGTTCAAGCTACATTTTATCATTTTGGGGTTGATCCAAGTGTAAAGGTAAAGGACCTTTACTTGCATATAGCCGATAATTTGATAATGTTCAATGAATATTCCTGGGGAACTTTGTCGTTTGAGAACACCCGCAATGCCCTTTTATTTGCTTCCAAGAGCAcgaatgatgatgatggtggtgaCAACGATTATGCTGTGGAGTCTATTTATAATGATGGTAGTGTTCAAGACGAGGGTATAGGCAAGGCTAAGGCCAAGGGCAATATAAAAGTCAACAAATcgagaaaaaagagaaagagcAAGGGCAAAAGTCCAAGTCAATGTCGAGGAGAAGGGAAAGGCAGAAGCAAAGGGGGAGGGTGGATGGAAAAAGCAAAGATATTGTTGGAGTTTAAGAGGGTTTAGCGATGCATTCCAGTAAATGCAGTGTGAGGAACTCATAATCCTTATGAATAATATCACCATTTAAGAGACTATCAGTTCTTCGTAAGCTCGTGACTACCTAACGGCACGACCTAAAATGGTCATAATAGTTAAATGTTGTAATAAACATACAAGTCATTCTCATATGGCATTACCACAAACATGATACATATGTAGGAATAACCTGACCTAAACACTACAAAAAATATGGCCAGGGTGCACAAAAAGTTATTTGTGCCCTATTAGGTTAATGGGCACCAACATATGTGTCCATAGAGCAATGGTAATAATGCAACAACTAAACTATATATGTGCCCCTTATGAGCATGCCCTTTGATTAGAGGGCACGATACAGCCATGTGTGCTCAAAGAGTTGAGCAcagataagtttttttttatgccCTATTCTGACACCTATGTCAGAAGCTATTTTAGATTCATGTTAGCACAATTTTTGTAATTGTGTCCtatcaattaaattaaaaaaaaataaataaaaataacaaattcgaAATACCCTGCAACCTGAAACCAACATTTGAAAACGTATATTCATCCTTTCAGGCAGTCATCCTTCAGGTGGAGCCGCCTGTGCTCCACGAGCCATCCACAACAGTACCACACGCAGCGACAGTGCGACCTGCAGCCATGCCAAGGGTTTTAGAGTCAATTTTGGCCAAAACACAACCATTTTCAACAATTCAAAAGCTAAAACAAAGCTACAAATGTAAGTATCCGAAATTTACCTTCTTCAGGGCCATTGGGTGCCCTATGATAGTCTAAAATCAGCTTGAAAATCATAGTCCTCGCTAGAAATCTGGGAAATTTGTCCCCTGAGTTGAAACTGCATCCAACCTTAACCAAATCAGGCCTGTAGTGCATAAAAATGTCTCTAAACAACTTAAAGAACCTAACTAAGGTGTTTTCGA from Pyrus communis chromosome 4, drPyrComm1.1, whole genome shotgun sequence harbors:
- the LOC137730611 gene encoding uncharacterized protein translates to MASNHKPKKLMVSSSQSNLCTTLFFIVLFTIPALFLLHTTTTTSLCTTSFSTHPSPSWSGNLLAAQFAWNRLPLVQDRSRPTALRIAVFSRKWPIGTIPGGMERHAHTLHTTLSLLGHQVHVFTSPVLPKELIKLDNQQGSPSPSSPYIHFHEGEPGRWRYNKAWEQFLEENQREQFDVVHSESVALPHWLARNLPNLAVSWHGIALESLHSDIFQDLTRKPNEPISPSFNQSIQGVVPKVLNEIRFFHNYAHHVAISDSCGEMLRDVYQIPDKRVHVIVNGVDEADFGVDDNLGQEFRSAIGIPKNASLVLGVAGRLVKDKGHPILYEAFSKLIDKNPNVYLIVAGSGPWEGRYKDLGPQVLVLGSMSPSKLHAFYNGIDIFVNPTLRPQGLDLTLMEAMMSGKPVMASRFPSIKGTIVVDDEFGFMFSPNVESLLEALELAVSEGPKRAAQRGKACREYANSMFTARKMALAYERLFLCIKNETFCAYP